The following proteins come from a genomic window of Pirellula staleyi DSM 6068:
- a CDS encoding TraR/DksA C4-type zinc finger protein produces MTQEATPEDRKRVEGSTSAAFDDDEDWGDPKPCSRCRQLIPAERVALFPHITLCVKCQQADDRGEDSAEADYCPQCGTPRTVRKSTGRGLARYETYCPHCRK; encoded by the coding sequence ATGACACAAGAGGCGACGCCAGAAGATCGCAAGCGAGTGGAAGGGAGCACTTCTGCGGCCTTCGATGACGACGAAGACTGGGGCGATCCGAAGCCATGTAGTCGCTGTCGGCAATTGATTCCTGCAGAACGGGTCGCACTGTTCCCGCACATCACCCTCTGTGTGAAATGCCAACAGGCCGATGATCGTGGCGAAGATAGCGCCGAAGCTGATTACTGCCCACAATGCGGAACTCCCCGCACCGTTCGCAAATCGACAGGGCGTGGCCTCGCTCGCTACGAAACCTACTGCCCCCACTGCCGTAAGTAA
- a CDS encoding transglutaminase-like domain-containing protein, with the protein MMGNSQLQAIPRHTHPLAYRIFTEQLGSLHETQALLRAAIAISIHALEDVQIENIEKQLSDIASRVRSRARSGNRTALLAHLHEALFIEEGLAGHSHAHHLAINNYLPVAISSKRGLPVVMSLIYLVVGQQVGLEIQGLAPPGHFFVRVLTDEGWVIIDPFFRGELLTRDEAYSRLDQIHGRQLDRDDRYLAPIDHAQWIERILANLTFLFAASDWKEDHAAMLELSEVLRKSRA; encoded by the coding sequence ATGATGGGCAACTCGCAACTCCAGGCTATTCCACGACATACACACCCACTTGCGTATCGGATCTTTACCGAACAACTAGGCTCGCTCCACGAAACCCAGGCGCTCTTACGAGCTGCCATCGCCATCTCGATCCATGCCCTCGAAGACGTGCAAATCGAAAATATCGAAAAACAGCTGTCTGACATCGCCTCACGCGTCCGCTCGCGTGCCCGAAGCGGAAATAGAACTGCCCTACTTGCCCATCTTCACGAAGCTCTCTTTATTGAAGAGGGCTTGGCGGGGCATTCACACGCTCATCATCTCGCGATCAATAACTACTTGCCGGTTGCCATCTCGAGCAAACGGGGCCTTCCGGTAGTTATGTCTCTCATCTATCTCGTTGTGGGACAACAAGTTGGACTGGAAATCCAGGGTCTTGCTCCCCCTGGACACTTCTTCGTTCGCGTCCTAACGGATGAAGGGTGGGTGATTATCGATCCGTTCTTCCGAGGTGAACTCCTCACTCGCGACGAGGCCTATTCTCGTCTCGACCAGATTCATGGACGACAACTCGACCGTGATGATCGATATCTGGCTCCCATCGATCATGCTCAGTGGATCGAGCGGATCCTGGCTAACCTGACCTTCCTATTTGCAGCGAGCGACTGGAAGGAAGATCACGCAGCGATGCTGGAACTTTCCGAAGTCCTTCGCAAATCGCGCGCGTAA